Proteins encoded together in one Oncorhynchus mykiss isolate Arlee chromosome 7, USDA_OmykA_1.1, whole genome shotgun sequence window:
- the LOC110528269 gene encoding tribbles homolog 2, producing the protein MSVNISSPAPAPTRPLRLKRLELDDPQDDTEALKCKRPRLSLPPSSPGLAPCLRPLSHSPDSDQHCVSCIGPYVLLEPTEGTETYRAFHRVTEQEYICKVFSMRRYQEFTAPYVRLLPHDNICRIAEVITGEQSVFVFFQRNYGDMHSYVRTCKRLQEEEAVLLFRQMAVAVTHCHKHGVVLRDLKLRKFVFVDQQRTKLVLQNLEDSCLLHGDDDSLTDKHGCPAYVGPEILNSHHSYSGKAADVWSLGVVLYTMLVGRYPFQDVEPAALFSKIRRGTFTVPESLSVRAKSLVCCMLRKAPLERLEASELLLHPWLNCSNNTTPPNMHLNPRNCTDQVVPNYTEDTKDTGCF; encoded by the exons ATGAGTGTGAACATCTCCTCTCCCGCCCCGGCGCCTACTCGTCCCCTGCGGCTGAAGCGGCTGGAGCTGGACGACCCTCAGGATGACACGGAAGCCCTGAAATGCAAGCGTCCTCGGCTGAGCCTTCCACCCTCGTCCCCTGGCCTGGCCCCCTGCCTAAGGCCCCTGAGCCACAGCCCAGACTCCGACCAGCACTGTGTGTCCTGCATTGGGCCCTACGTCCTGCTAGAACCCACCGAGGGGACAGAGACCTACAGGGCCTTCCACAGGGTTACGGAGCAGGAGTACATCTGCAAG GTGTTCTCTATGAGGCGGTACCAGGAGTTCACCGCCCCCTACGTCCGCCTGCTGCCCCACGACAACATTTGCCGCATCGCCGAGGTGATAACAGGCGAGCAAAGCGTCTTTGTCTTCTTTCAGCGCAACTACGGCGACATGCACTCGTACGTGCGCACATGCAAGCGGCTCCAGGAGGAAGAGGCGGTGCTTCTCTTCCGCCAGATGGCGGTGGCGGTGACACACTGTCACAAGCATGGGGTGGTCCTGCGCGACCTCAAGCTGCGCAAGTTTGTCTTCGTAGACCAGCAGAG GACCAAACTTGTTCTTCAGAACCTGGAAGACTCCTGTCTGCTCCACGGGGACGACGACTCTCTTACGGACAAGCACGGCTGCCCGGCCTACGTGGGCCCAGAGATCCTCAACTCGCACCACTCGTACTCAGGGAAGGCTGCTGATGTCTGGAGCCTGGGCGTGGTGCTCTACACCATGCTGGTGGGTCGCTACCCGTTCCAGGATGTGGAACCTGCCGCTCTCTTTAGTAAGATCCGCCGGGGGACCTTCACAGTGCCAGAGTCGCTCTCGGTGCGGGCTAAGTCGCTGGTGTGCTGCATGCTGCGTAAAGCACCCTTGGAGAGACTGGAGGCCTCAGAATTGCTGCTCCACCCGTGGCTGAACTGTTCCAATAACACAACACCTCCCAACATGCACCTCAACCCCAGGAACTGCACTGACCAAGTGGTCCCCAACTACACAGAAGATACTAAGGACACAGGCTGTTTctag